The Mycoplasmopsis mustelae genome includes a window with the following:
- a CDS encoding phospholipase D-like domain-containing protein, which translates to MKKSFISKRAIIFIIQFIFFLALFGGIASLLFIINIEYIYLFLFIAYFVNTFFVFFIGLQRRNFEAKLGWLYIIILFPIIGHALFFGFGWISRNKNEIKIKDDAKFKIQTYQKDGYLHSEDCYSEALNAISKINDTTSMNSDYEFITDGYRFYQKLFKDIKKAKKSIYIISYIIKNSEISTELLHLLRQKHFEGVEIKWLVDYFGAYYSQKKEIKKLQKLGIKISYIGKIYYPFINASSFNRNHQKFLIIDSEVVFSGGNNISDEYASMSKKYGHWIDVNYKITGEYVNVYNLHFLKLWKIFSNEDLDIKQHLLNFQHTGHQHKNHSVLVSESPSFPHSQSEFTWIKLLSQAKRSIKIASPYFSASDALYREIIVALRSGVEVIVYFPGLPDKKIVHQIGIWQLKKLMQHGLKVQIYQGHFLHSKIGVIDDQIAWAGTNNFDSRSMNSQYETMDIIYGRDVMQIVNIFKEYDRFCIDLQSHPTLNKEYNFFENFFFSWLKHLI; encoded by the coding sequence ATGAAAAAATCTTTTATTTCTAAACGTGCAATAATTTTTATTATTCAATTTATCTTTTTCTTAGCTTTATTTGGTGGTATTGCAAGTTTGTTATTTATAATAAATATAGAATATATTTATTTATTCTTGTTTATTGCTTATTTTGTTAATACCTTTTTTGTGTTTTTTATTGGATTGCAACGTCGTAATTTTGAGGCAAAATTAGGTTGATTGTATATCATAATTTTATTTCCGATTATTGGACATGCTTTATTTTTTGGGTTTGGTTGAATTTCGCGAAATAAAAATGAAATTAAAATCAAAGATGATGCTAAATTTAAAATTCAGACATACCAAAAAGATGGATATTTACATTCTGAAGATTGCTATAGTGAAGCGTTAAATGCAATTAGTAAAATTAACGATACAACGTCGATGAATTCTGATTATGAATTTATCACCGATGGCTATCGCTTTTATCAAAAACTTTTTAAAGATATTAAAAAAGCAAAAAAAAGTATTTATATCATTTCTTATATTATTAAAAATAGTGAGATTTCAACCGAACTATTACACTTATTGAGACAAAAACATTTTGAAGGTGTAGAAATTAAATGATTAGTAGATTATTTTGGAGCATATTATTCTCAAAAAAAAGAAATAAAAAAATTGCAAAAATTGGGAATTAAAATCTCTTATATTGGTAAAATTTATTATCCTTTTATAAATGCTTCTAGTTTTAATCGTAACCATCAAAAATTCTTGATCATTGATTCAGAAGTGGTATTTTCAGGTGGTAACAATATTTCTGATGAATATGCATCAATGTCAAAAAAATATGGACACTGAATAGATGTAAATTATAAAATTACTGGTGAATATGTGAATGTTTATAACCTACATTTTTTGAAATTATGAAAAATTTTTTCTAATGAAGATTTAGATATCAAACAACATTTACTTAATTTTCAACATACAGGACATCAACATAAAAATCATTCAGTTTTAGTATCAGAATCACCAAGTTTTCCACATTCGCAATCTGAATTTACTTGAATTAAATTACTTTCGCAAGCAAAGCGTTCCATCAAAATTGCATCACCTTATTTTTCTGCTTCTGATGCCTTATATCGTGAAATTATAGTTGCTTTAAGATCGGGTGTTGAAGTTATTGTTTATTTTCCTGGTTTACCGGATAAAAAAATAGTGCATCAAATTGGAATATGACAACTAAAAAAGCTAATGCAGCATGGTTTAAAAGTTCAAATTTATCAAGGACATTTTTTACACTCTAAAATTGGGGTGATAGACGACCAAATCGCATGAGCAGGAACTAATAATTTTGATAGTCGTAGTATGAATTCGCAATATGAAACAATGGATATTATTTATGGTAGAGATGTTATGCAAATAGTTAATATTTTCAAAGAATACGATAGATTTTGTATTGATTTGCAAAGTCATCCTACTTTAAATAAAGAATATAACTTTTTTGAAAACTTTTTCTTTTCTTGACTAAAACACTTAATATAA
- a CDS encoding DUF2188 domain-containing protein, whose translation MADKKEMKPVWHITLDKEKGKWRVCREGSERASILFETQKEAVPYARDLAKKNSGTYYIHGENGKIRAGKGYKAD comes from the coding sequence ATGGCAGATAAAAAAGAGATGAAACCGGTTTGACATATAACCTTAGATAAAGAAAAAGGGAAATGAAGAGTTTGTCGCGAAGGCTCAGAAAGAGCATCCATTCTTTTTGAAACACAAAAAGAAGCGGTTCCATATGCAAGAGATTTAGCTAAAAAGAATTCTGGAACATACTACATCCACGGAGAAAATGGAAAAATCCGTGCTGGCAAGGGTTATAAAGCAGATTAA
- a CDS encoding DEAD/DEAH box helicase, whose protein sequence is MINNKYQVILDNLLDISPNDSSIFTRVNDNFIDLYTLLRFDDFKKIVYNEKFEVSLLDGNLINIIENLKNCFNFSRLREILDTETNPYYKVSRINFNGDFQTEKQKIINFLEHIQQKSVLRWKILDNKVTNILDETNTWPLHIGFLFVSLRKEDKTIYAPLFFKEAEIRFKNAIPYLSSDGDVKLNEKVLFFLNNSGFNIHLNDNFKNFEIQKLIKQLKIDWENLFTLPTQVFDKFHSLKPNDINNENITFHPGTVLGIFQPWGGYSRNRMKEIINNNEMESILEVEFNKNVYKNKIQESIFRTDIGLFNVTKSNFSQDKAIISSLNQNTVIWGPPGTGKSQTIVNLITNILIYGYTVIVASQKKAALDVIKERLGSLSHFCLFLLSYKNVKKKSFYQPIREYLDLLENFDKIEQIKMTPVLKENELKYVRAVNNYLDTSYAKDFLNAYYYLFKHKANVDIQKDAEFIFSLPDISYPSSQLEPEKVAKAILKENNLRYLPFLKKYWTICKISKQIEKEYNHFNGSLYKLVSLFNQAKQTTGESNFQYSQNMLQNHNVDLNQEITDSEVIKQVIIERMFERINKFTPQQKQMYSEFSQSVRIQNLEPYRFVKKYAEMIKLIYPVIIATPDTDLSAWNKEEFDYAILDESSQIFIEKGLPILYLAKTKILAGDREQMRPSNWFGTRNTDDTIFGKVESLLDYAISLGVYQIILDKNYRANHASLMTFSSKYFYNSSLDVIDNADAIENQPIEVHQVDGVWENNHNKAEAEKAIDVLLKNIDNYKKIILLAFNAKQSDYLTNLIYSQHPGLEQAIYTKKLLIRNIENIQGDEADLVVATVAYDKNTKLNFAYVSRSGGKNALNVAISRAKEKMIVIKTIKASEVQIQPNSTEDLMLFKKWLSFLELDDEQRRELHKKVFIEKKNNHSENQSNTTWFKELVSSELQEAIKHKPSYELFKKYNIGSFDIDLVITKNQKPYKCILFDTLDYGTSDLENYAIKRDKYRFLKAKKYDVIVVTPLNWIELQNIITLWFNSETTTNNKDDYQPTNTYLINKTNIFISTTELDAPDAYDKISTANSDFESNYQESIQEEFVKKTHSNMTFISNLNKVYNEDLQSVMQTNTQIPQNENSEPKVAVIGNDPEAVSEELSNLTPIIVPKQDSSEILEEENNFWKAINIDLSPQSQKMFDSNAAEVLDNPEINPTTTKDTLDDLNGWILSDASDEELDVNSEQPLDSEYLDSVDQFTKTLETILGK, encoded by the coding sequence ATGATAAATAATAAATATCAGGTAATTTTAGACAATTTATTAGATATTTCACCTAATGATTCATCGATTTTCACGCGTGTAAATGATAATTTTATTGATCTTTATACATTATTAAGGTTTGATGACTTTAAAAAAATAGTTTATAACGAAAAATTTGAAGTAAGTTTATTAGATGGAAACTTAATTAATATTATTGAAAATCTTAAAAATTGCTTTAATTTTTCAAGATTACGTGAAATTTTAGATACTGAAACCAATCCTTACTATAAAGTTTCGAGAATTAATTTTAATGGTGATTTTCAAACAGAAAAACAAAAAATAATTAATTTTTTAGAGCACATACAGCAAAAATCTGTATTAAGATGAAAAATTTTAGATAATAAAGTGACTAATATTTTGGATGAAACCAATACTTGGCCTTTACATATTGGATTTTTATTTGTATCCTTACGCAAGGAAGATAAAACAATTTATGCACCATTATTTTTTAAAGAAGCAGAAATTAGATTTAAAAATGCTATACCTTATTTATCCAGCGATGGTGATGTAAAATTAAATGAAAAAGTTTTATTCTTTTTAAATAATTCTGGATTTAACATCCATCTCAATGATAATTTTAAAAACTTTGAAATTCAAAAATTAATTAAACAACTTAAAATTGATTGAGAAAACTTATTTACCTTACCAACACAAGTTTTTGATAAATTTCATTCATTAAAACCAAATGATATAAACAATGAAAATATTACTTTTCATCCAGGAACCGTTTTAGGTATTTTTCAGCCTTGGGGTGGATATTCAAGAAATAGGATGAAAGAAATCATCAACAATAATGAGATGGAATCTATTTTAGAAGTAGAATTTAATAAAAACGTTTATAAAAATAAAATTCAAGAATCTATTTTTAGAACAGATATTGGCTTATTTAATGTAACTAAATCTAATTTTTCGCAAGATAAAGCAATTATTTCATCTTTAAATCAAAATACCGTAATTTGAGGTCCACCTGGAACCGGAAAATCACAAACAATAGTTAATTTAATTACTAATATTTTAATTTATGGATACACGGTAATAGTCGCTTCGCAAAAGAAAGCAGCTTTAGATGTTATTAAAGAACGTTTAGGCTCTTTAAGTCATTTTTGTTTATTCTTGCTTAGTTATAAAAATGTAAAAAAGAAAAGTTTTTATCAACCGATTCGTGAGTATTTGGATTTATTAGAAAACTTTGACAAAATAGAACAAATTAAAATGACTCCGGTTTTAAAAGAAAACGAATTAAAATACGTTAGAGCAGTTAATAATTATTTAGATACATCTTATGCAAAAGATTTTCTAAATGCATATTACTATCTTTTTAAACACAAAGCTAATGTAGATATACAAAAAGATGCTGAATTTATTTTTAGTCTGCCAGATATATCCTATCCCTCTTCACAGTTAGAGCCCGAAAAAGTTGCTAAAGCGATTTTAAAAGAAAATAATCTTAGATATCTACCTTTTTTAAAAAAATACTGAACTATTTGCAAAATTTCTAAACAAATTGAAAAAGAGTACAATCATTTTAACGGAAGTTTATATAAATTAGTTTCTTTATTTAATCAGGCTAAGCAAACTACAGGCGAATCTAATTTTCAATATTCACAAAATATGTTACAAAATCATAATGTAGATCTTAATCAAGAAATAACGGATAGTGAAGTAATTAAACAAGTTATCATTGAGCGAATGTTTGAGCGTATAAATAAATTTACACCACAACAAAAGCAAATGTATTCAGAATTTTCACAAAGCGTTAGAATTCAAAACTTAGAACCATATCGCTTTGTTAAAAAATATGCTGAAATGATTAAGTTGATTTATCCTGTAATTATCGCTACACCTGATACTGATTTATCTGCTTGAAATAAAGAAGAATTTGATTATGCAATTTTAGATGAATCTAGTCAAATTTTTATTGAAAAAGGGTTACCTATTTTATATTTAGCCAAAACTAAAATTTTAGCAGGTGATCGCGAACAAATGAGACCTAGCAATTGATTTGGTACTAGAAATACCGATGATACAATCTTTGGTAAAGTTGAATCGTTATTAGATTATGCTATTTCATTAGGTGTATATCAAATTATTTTAGATAAGAATTATCGTGCAAATCATGCGTCATTAATGACTTTTTCATCTAAGTACTTTTATAATTCATCTTTAGATGTTATAGATAATGCTGATGCAATAGAAAATCAACCAATTGAAGTGCATCAAGTCGATGGGGTTTGAGAAAATAATCATAATAAAGCAGAAGCAGAAAAAGCTATTGATGTTTTATTAAAAAACATTGATAATTACAAAAAAATCATTTTATTAGCTTTTAATGCAAAACAAAGTGATTATTTAACTAATTTAATTTATAGTCAACACCCAGGACTAGAACAAGCAATTTATACTAAAAAACTACTCATTCGTAATATAGAAAATATCCAAGGTGATGAAGCTGATTTAGTGGTTGCAACAGTTGCTTATGACAAAAATACTAAACTAAATTTTGCATATGTATCTCGTAGTGGTGGTAAAAATGCTTTAAATGTTGCCATTAGTCGTGCAAAAGAAAAGATGATAGTGATTAAAACTATTAAGGCTTCAGAAGTACAAATTCAACCAAACTCAACAGAAGATTTAATGTTATTTAAAAAATGACTTAGTTTTTTAGAATTAGATGACGAACAACGCAGAGAATTACATAAAAAAGTATTCATAGAAAAGAAAAATAATCATTCAGAAAACCAAAGTAATACCACATGATTTAAAGAATTAGTCTCTAGCGAACTTCAAGAAGCAATTAAACATAAACCAAGTTATGAATTATTTAAAAAATATAATATTGGTTCATTTGATATTGATCTTGTTATTACTAAAAATCAAAAACCATATAAATGCATTTTATTTGATACCTTAGATTATGGGACAAGTGATTTAGAAAATTATGCAATCAAGCGTGATAAATATCGTTTTTTAAAAGCTAAAAAATATGATGTTATCGTAGTTACTCCACTTAATTGAATTGAACTACAAAATATTATTACTTTATGATTTAATTCTGAAACTACAACTAACAATAAAGATGATTATCAACCAACCAATACATATTTAATTAATAAAACTAATATCTTTATTTCAACAACAGAATTAGATGCTCCGGATGCTTATGATAAAATCTCGACTGCTAATAGTGATTTTGAAAGTAATTATCAAGAAAGTATTCAAGAAGAATTTGTTAAAAAAACTCATAGTAATATGACATTTATTAGTAATCTGAATAAAGTTTATAACGAAGATTTACAATCAGTTATGCAAACTAATACACAAATTCCACAAAACGAGAATTCAGAACCAAAAGTTGCTGTTATTGGTAATGATCCTGAGGCTGTAAGCGAAGAATTATCTAATCTAACACCTATTATTGTTCCAAAACAAGATAGTAGCGAAATTTTGGAAGAAGAAAATAATTTTTGAAAAGCAATTAATATTGATCTTAGTCCACAATCACAAAAAATGTTTGATAGTAATGCTGCAGAAGTTTTAGATAATCCTGAAATCAATCCTACGACTACAAAAGATACCTTAGATGATTTGAATGGTTGAATTTTATCGGATGCATCAGATGAAGAATTAGATGTAAATTCAGAACAACCTTTAGATTCTGAATACTTAGATTCAGTAGACCAATTCACTAAAACTTTAGAAACCATATTAGGAAAATAA
- the secE gene encoding preprotein translocase subunit SecE, with product MQQNTNNNVAEQNNKPTRKKHYWFRKLVKDVKRVRWPDSKTNAKNFIKILIFTLLFVVFVSLLTYGFTQLWNVLHI from the coding sequence ATGCAACAAAATACAAACAATAATGTCGCAGAACAAAATAATAAACCAACTCGCAAAAAGCACTATTGATTTAGAAAATTAGTTAAAGATGTTAAACGTGTAAGATGACCCGATTCCAAAACTAATGCTAAAAACTTTATAAAAATACTTATTTTTACTTTATTATTTGTTGTGTTTGTGTCTTTATTAACTTACGGATTTACACAATTATGAAACGTATTACACATTTAG
- the trmB gene encoding tRNA (guanosine(46)-N7)-methyltransferase TrmB, producing the protein MRLRFDNTAQEKLEKSKFYIQKFPINLNLSDIIEIGAGKGEMISQMALLNPDTTFYALEKYQTVALKILKKIEKLKLQNLFIITKDAKELKEIFKNQSDCIWLTFSDPWPKNAHEKRRLTYKTFLNLYREILSNKGKLYFKTDNDKLFEFSLQSLSTNGWKIFYQTKDLHNSEYNNNNIPTDYEIKWSQKGKKINFLIAQKFNK; encoded by the coding sequence ATGAGATTAAGATTTGACAATACAGCGCAAGAAAAACTAGAAAAATCAAAGTTTTATATTCAAAAATTTCCAATTAACCTTAATTTAAGTGATATTATTGAAATTGGTGCCGGTAAAGGGGAAATGATAAGTCAAATGGCACTTTTAAATCCTGATACTACTTTTTATGCACTTGAAAAATATCAAACAGTTGCACTAAAAATTCTAAAGAAAATAGAAAAACTAAAACTTCAAAACTTGTTTATCATTACTAAGGATGCTAAGGAATTAAAAGAAATCTTCAAAAATCAAAGCGATTGTATTTGATTAACGTTTTCTGATCCTTGACCTAAAAACGCACACGAAAAACGACGTTTAACTTATAAAACGTTTCTTAATTTATATAGAGAAATTTTATCTAATAAAGGTAAGTTATATTTTAAAACTGATAATGACAAATTGTTTGAATTTTCCTTACAATCATTAAGCACGAACGGTTGAAAAATTTTTTATCAAACTAAAGATTTACACAATAGCGAATATAATAACAATAACATACCAACCGACTACGAAATTAAATGATCACAGAAAGGTAAAAAGATTAATTTTTTAATCGCTCAAAAATTTAATAAATAA
- the nusG gene encoding transcription termination/antitermination protein NusG codes for MDNLKWYMISTVRGKEDQVIESLNNRIVAEGLVDDFDNNATDLGAFKIFLKPTLTAKEQQKKLAGEEYKIKYINLYPGYIFAKMHMTDKAWFLVRNTQYVTGLIGSSGKGAKPTPVSELEIRKMFKTEKQATEKFKSNKFNFGYHENDFVEIIDKPYEGYIGQILKLDPKNKEVTLLIERYGKKIEITLSTDSIRVSDTK; via the coding sequence ATGGATAATTTAAAATGATATATGATTTCAACCGTTAGAGGTAAAGAAGATCAAGTTATTGAATCATTGAATAATCGGATTGTTGCTGAAGGTTTAGTAGATGATTTTGATAATAATGCTACCGATTTAGGGGCGTTTAAAATCTTTCTTAAACCAACTTTAACAGCAAAAGAGCAACAAAAAAAACTAGCTGGTGAAGAATATAAAATTAAATATATAAATTTATATCCTGGTTATATTTTCGCTAAAATGCATATGACTGACAAAGCCTGATTCTTAGTGCGTAATACTCAATATGTAACTGGATTAATTGGTTCATCCGGAAAAGGAGCAAAACCTACACCAGTTAGTGAATTAGAAATTAGAAAAATGTTCAAAACCGAAAAACAAGCAACCGAAAAATTTAAATCTAACAAATTTAATTTTGGTTACCATGAAAACGATTTTGTAGAAATTATTGATAAACCATACGAAGGTTATATCGGACAAATTTTGAAATTAGATCCAAAAAACAAAGAAGTGACCTTGTTGATTGAAAGATATGGTAAGAAAATTGAAATAACTTTAAGTACCGATTCAATTCGCGTTTCAGATACCAAATAA
- the rpmG gene encoding 50S ribosomal protein L33, whose protein sequence is MKNNKVSLACEICRRKNYTTNKSNQNAARLTVKKHCIHCQAHTLHKEEV, encoded by the coding sequence ATGAAAAATAATAAAGTATCTCTTGCTTGCGAAATTTGTCGTAGAAAAAATTACACAACTAACAAAAGCAATCAAAATGCCGCAAGACTCACAGTAAAAAAGCATTGCATCCATTGTCAAGCACATACATTACACAAAGAGGAGGTTTAA
- a CDS encoding PTS glucose transporter subunit IIB: MIILTILTFGLIWLKWKKISNQHQKDTLFQIHNIPFKIETLINALPKDNIESFESKHYRINIFIRDARKVNVEVIKKLKGVSGIFLKSNSISITFGEYTSAVAAELAKLK; the protein is encoded by the coding sequence ATGATTATTTTAACAATTCTAACTTTTGGTTTAATATGACTTAAATGAAAGAAAATTAGTAATCAACACCAAAAAGATACCTTATTTCAAATCCACAATATTCCTTTTAAAATAGAGACATTAATTAATGCGCTTCCTAAGGATAATATTGAATCTTTTGAAAGTAAACACTACCGAATTAATATTTTTATAAGAGATGCAAGGAAGGTAAATGTGGAAGTTATCAAAAAACTAAAAGGTGTTAGCGGAATTTTTTTAAAATCTAACTCTATTTCAATTACTTTTGGAGAATATACATCTGCAGTTGCGGCAGAATTGGCAAAATTAAAATAA
- a CDS encoding DUF4357 domain-containing protein, giving the protein MNNERKQDNIINYIIKKENYMFDYVIYNDIVKYSYDSSIIIHKQSIPHKLYEKILVIPVKYFLEKSENNVLNCLPSQGIYILLDSLRVNESINKINFYVGQVKERLTENASIISRIKEHSKNSKPIETVVFIYNEHKNLDWNSLGIWEYTIYKSFKDNKILNILNKQEPSYDRSNKDNINQIININNEFVMPILENIISKIFYDFVLKNDFYLTKENKESKTQIENLDRTSQLESEKLLINTNQIPKETLITNNNQSSTNKIQTFSNNWYVIWSEVLEDGQKIRHKTNVVYKNNLFVLPKGEKIRPTHPKIQPREIRRRNKLFSNTSLSRDFILLKDVEFNSPSAAGSFVMGYFVNGYDTLVNENGIKLSNFREILKMTKNNKDNKEKEDNKYTGSLWHISWLNPFLKQSKIKQKEFTKIYFKEDEFIVPKGEKIRPNTNKTLRSQIEKRDNWIKTKKLSKDFILLEDFKFNKSSGVSTFVLGLSSSGNEVILNEKNIKLGNYLKQKKWYQKTKISRNSNSFINSDLTKWFTTWIDDNRQKHKTTIYYKDGIFILPKNTLIKKSNDNDFYSLLKDKRDKFIKESKLSPDFITLEDLQFKTPSAIHNFITFSKSNGKVYLFNDKTRETFSEYINKKSK; this is encoded by the coding sequence ATGAATAATGAAAGAAAACAAGACAATATCATAAACTACATCATAAAAAAAGAAAATTATATGTTTGACTATGTCATATATAACGATATCGTTAAATATAGTTATGATTCTTCTATAATCATTCATAAACAATCCATCCCTCATAAACTTTATGAAAAAATTCTCGTTATTCCTGTCAAATATTTTTTAGAAAAATCAGAAAATAATGTTTTAAATTGCCTTCCAAGTCAAGGTATTTATATTCTTTTAGATTCCTTGAGAGTAAATGAAAGTATTAATAAAATAAATTTTTATGTCGGGCAAGTAAAAGAAAGACTGACTGAAAATGCTTCAATTATTTCTAGAATTAAAGAACATTCAAAAAATTCTAAGCCAATTGAAACAGTAGTATTTATCTATAACGAGCATAAAAATTTAGATTGAAATTCTCTCGGGATTTGAGAATATACAATTTATAAATCATTTAAAGATAACAAAATTTTAAATATCTTAAACAAACAAGAACCATCTTATGATAGATCTAATAAAGATAATATTAATCAAATAATTAATATTAACAACGAGTTTGTAATGCCCATTTTAGAAAATATCATTTCTAAAATTTTCTATGACTTTGTTTTAAAAAATGATTTTTATTTAACAAAAGAAAATAAAGAATCAAAAACTCAAATTGAAAATCTTGATAGAACAAGTCAATTAGAATCTGAAAAATTATTAATAAATACAAACCAAATTCCCAAAGAAACCTTAATAACAAACAATAATCAAAGTTCTACTAATAAAATCCAAACATTTAGCAACAACTGATATGTCATATGGTCTGAAGTTTTAGAAGATGGACAAAAAATAAGACATAAAACTAATGTTGTTTATAAAAATAATTTATTTGTTTTACCTAAGGGAGAAAAAATTAGACCAACTCACCCTAAAATTCAACCACGAGAAATAAGGAGAAGAAATAAATTATTTTCAAATACTTCCCTTTCGCGCGATTTCATATTATTAAAAGATGTCGAATTTAATTCACCATCAGCGGCCGGTTCATTTGTTATGGGCTATTTCGTAAATGGATATGATACATTAGTTAATGAAAATGGTATAAAGCTTTCTAATTTTAGAGAAATTCTTAAGATGACAAAAAATAATAAAGATAACAAGGAAAAAGAAGACAACAAATATACAGGTAGTTTGTGACATATTTCATGGCTAAACCCATTTTTGAAACAAAGTAAAATTAAACAAAAAGAATTTACTAAAATTTACTTCAAAGAAGATGAATTTATTGTTCCAAAAGGTGAAAAAATCAGACCCAACACCAACAAAACCTTAAGAAGTCAGATTGAGAAAAGAGATAATTGAATAAAAACTAAAAAACTTTCTAAAGATTTCATTTTATTAGAAGATTTTAAATTTAATAAAAGTTCTGGTGTTTCAACTTTTGTCTTAGGTCTCTCTTCTAGTGGAAACGAAGTCATATTAAATGAAAAAAATATAAAATTAGGTAATTATTTAAAACAAAAAAAATGATATCAAAAGACAAAAATTAGTAGAAATAGTAACAGTTTTATTAATAGCGATCTCACCAAATGATTTACCACATGAATTGATGATAACAGACAAAAACATAAAACCACTATTTATTACAAGGATGGAATTTTTATACTACCTAAAAATACATTAATAAAAAAATCTAATGACAATGATTTTTATTCTCTTTTAAAGGATAAAAGAGACAAATTTATAAAAGAAAGCAAATTATCTCCCGATTTCATTACATTAGAGGATTTACAATTCAAAACACCAAGTGCAATTCATAATTTTATTACATTTAGCAAATCTAACGGTAAAGTTTATCTTTTTAACGATAAAACTAGGGAAACTTTTAGTGAATATATCAATAAAAAGAGTAAATAA
- a CDS encoding RpiB/LacA/LacB family sugar-phosphate isomerase → MDKKVVVLASDHAGFKLKQELKEYVRSLGYETKDLGPSTDAFPVSYATQGHKMADFIEEEKPAFGIGVCGTGLGISYALNRHKHIRAARVTTVEDAHLAKLHNDANVLTFGGRQIGIESAKKMVDEYLKTNYEGGRHQARIDELDKEFR, encoded by the coding sequence ATGGATAAGAAAGTTGTTGTTTTAGCAAGCGATCACGCTGGTTTTAAACTTAAACAAGAATTAAAAGAATATGTGCGATCATTAGGTTATGAAACAAAGGACTTAGGACCAAGTACTGATGCCTTTCCGGTTTCATATGCAACCCAAGGACATAAAATGGCAGATTTTATTGAAGAAGAAAAGCCTGCTTTTGGAATTGGGGTTTGTGGGACTGGTTTAGGAATTTCATATGCTTTAAACAGACACAAACACATTAGAGCAGCGCGTGTTACAACTGTAGAAGATGCACATTTAGCAAAATTGCATAATGATGCTAATGTTTTAACTTTCGGTGGTCGTCAAATTGGTATTGAATCAGCTAAAAAAATGGTTGATGAATACTTAAAAACTAATTATGAAGGCGGAAGACACCAAGCAAGAATTGATGAATTAGACAAGGAGTTTAGATAA